The following are from one region of the Pseudodesulfovibrio piezophilus C1TLV30 genome:
- a CDS encoding CDP-glycerol glycerophosphotransferase family protein — MLKRICLSHTRSQKLWVFGARERFRYDENSKHLFEYVNRHRPDIHAVWLTRDPAIRHHLRAQGLDARMSHSIGGYTAQFMAGISFVNVSYRDVNWFLLYGCPVVQLWHGTPMMENDLKYLGEEYAFVTLASEEFLTKQHLGDPKVFDFRLTGYPRADSLARTDIAPAVKHLKQRYGFDKLVLYVPTHRRPPQWDGKGKPVVEYGLFGPYGFDFHAMEALMEKHNALFVLKLHPLQPFADAASAEHFENSSFMHLAAHDDPLADVFDFMRSTDVLITDFSSIYFDFLLLDRPVIFTPFDIKEMESTRKFRFDYNEITPGPQAHDWPETLRHLDQILNGADEFSESRQRVCRRFNHHGDNNRCSRVVNEAMQYLLTMESKSKEQS; from the coding sequence TTGCTGAAAAGAATCTGCCTGAGCCACACTCGCTCTCAGAAGCTGTGGGTCTTCGGCGCGAGGGAAAGATTCCGCTATGACGAAAACTCGAAGCACCTTTTCGAATATGTCAATCGGCATAGGCCAGATATCCACGCGGTCTGGCTGACGCGCGACCCGGCCATACGGCACCACCTGCGGGCACAAGGACTGGATGCGCGCATGTCCCACAGCATCGGCGGCTACACGGCGCAGTTCATGGCGGGCATATCGTTTGTGAACGTCTCATATCGGGATGTGAACTGGTTTCTGCTCTATGGATGCCCCGTGGTCCAACTCTGGCACGGCACCCCCATGATGGAGAACGACCTCAAATATCTTGGGGAAGAATACGCTTTCGTGACCCTTGCTTCCGAAGAATTCCTGACAAAGCAACACCTTGGTGACCCGAAGGTCTTTGATTTTCGACTCACGGGCTACCCTCGGGCTGACAGCCTTGCCCGAACGGACATCGCCCCGGCAGTCAAACATCTCAAGCAACGATACGGATTTGATAAACTGGTCCTCTACGTGCCCACACATCGCAGACCACCGCAATGGGACGGCAAAGGAAAACCTGTCGTCGAATATGGACTCTTCGGTCCCTATGGCTTTGATTTCCATGCCATGGAAGCCCTTATGGAAAAGCACAATGCCCTGTTCGTTCTCAAGCTCCACCCCCTGCAACCTTTTGCGGACGCGGCATCGGCAGAACACTTCGAAAACAGCTCCTTCATGCATCTGGCAGCCCATGACGACCCGTTGGCGGACGTCTTCGACTTCATGCGATCCACGGATGTCCTGATAACGGATTTTTCATCCATCTATTTCGATTTCCTACTCCTTGACCGCCCGGTGATTTTCACGCCTTTTGATATCAAGGAGATGGAGTCTACACGGAAATTCAGGTTCGACTACAACGAGATTACCCCCGGTCCCCAGGCTCACGACTGGCCGGAGACACTCAGACATCTCGACCAGATACTCAATGGCGCGGACGAATTCAGCGAGTCACGACAGCGCGTCTGTCGCCGTTTCAATCACCACGGAGACAACAACAGGTGTTCCCGCGTTGTCAATGAAGCCATGCAGTATCTCCTGACCATGGAAAGCAAAAGCAAGGAACAATCATGA